The sequence TCGTACCTCGTCGGCACCTACGGCGCGCTGTATGACCGGACCGGACGCCGGTTGCTGGAGTCCAGCCCCGGGCCCGGGGGCGCCCGGACGCCGACCGAGCGTCCGACCGTCACCGTGAGCCAGCTGGCCACCGCCGAAGTGCGGCCCGATCTGGCGACGGTCCCGCTGTGGACGGTGCCGGCCGCGGACGGCCACGACGACCAGTTCCGGGTGCTGGCCGAACGCTACGACAGCGGGGACGTCCTCATCGTCGCCGTTCCGTTCACGGAGCTGGACGCGACACTCGACCGCGTCACCCGCATCGAGATCGTCGCGAGCTCCGTCGTGATGGCGGCCCTGGCCGCACTGGCCTATCTCCTCATCCGGGTCGGGCTACGCCCGCTGACCCGCATCGAACACACGGCGGACGAGATCGCCTGGGGCGACCTGACGAGACGGGTCACCGACACCAACCGCCGCACCGAGGTCGGCCGGCTCGGCAGCGCCTTCAACGCGATGCTCACCCAGATCGAGGCGGGCTTCCGAGCACGCGAGGCATCGGAGCAGCGGCTGCGCCGCTTCGTCGCCGACGCGAGCCACGAACTGCGCACCCCGCTCACCTCGATTCGCGGCTACGCCGAGATGTTCCACCGCGGCGCCGACAGCAGGCCGCAGGACCTCGCCATGGCGATGCGACGCATCGAGGAGGAATCCGCGCGCATGTCAGGGCTGGTCGACGACCTCCTGCTGCTCGCGCAGCTCGACCAGGGACCACCCAGCGAACGCGAACCACTCGACCTCGCCGCGATGGTCCGAGACATCGGCACGGACGCCCGAGCCGTCGCGCCCAACCGCCGCATCGACGTCGACACGCCGCCCTTCCTCGAGATCACCGGCGATCAGGGCCGGCTACGTCAGGCGGTCGGCAACCTCGTGCGCAACGCCCTCGTCCACACCCCGGCCGGCACCCCGCTGTCCCTCACCCTCACCACCACGGTCGGATCCACCTCACCGCTACCGAACGCAGAGCCAGACCTCTCGGGAGCGGCGACACCAAAGCCCACGTCCTCCGAGGTGGTGATCTCGGTGATCGACCACGGTCCCGGAATCCCGGCGGAAGCCGCGGACCACGTGTTCGAGCGGTTCTTCCGTGCGGATGCGGGGCGGTCCCGGGACGTCGGTGGCGCCGGTCTGGGCCTCTCCATCGTCGCCGCGGTCGCCGCCGCCCACGGCGGCCGCGCCGACTTCGAGCCGACGCCGGGCGGCGGCGCGACCTTCCGCCTCACCCTCCCCCGGTCCGCGGCGCCGCTCTGACGCACCGGCCATGTCGGTATTCCTCGTGCTCAGGTCGGCCGCGGTCCGCGGGGCGACGGGTGGGCGGCCCGGGCGGGCTCGCCGTCGGGACCGCTCGCGGGGTCGCGGGCCAGCGCGTAGGAGGCCAGCAGCGCGAGCTTCTCCGCGGCCGGCGAGCCGGCGGGGGCGTGCCACAGCGCCAGGACCTGCCCCGCGGTCCCGGGGAGCGGCAGCTTCTCCCGGTAGAGCGTGAGCGCGCCGGCCTCCGGGTGGTGCACGGTCATGGTGGTGCCCTCGCGGCGGACGACGTCCTGGCGTGCCCAGAGGGTGCGGAAGAGGTCGCTGGCCAGGGACAGCTCGCCGACGATCTCGACGAACCGCGGGTCGTCGAGATCGCTGCCCACCGACGCGCGGAACCCGGCGATGATGCCCCGCGCCGAGTTCTCCCAGTCGGGGTAGAAGTCCCGTTCGGCGGGTTCGAGGAAGAAGTCGCGCACCCGGTTGCGCCCGACGACGAAACGCGGTGAGAGGACAGCCGCCAGCGGGTTCGCGGCCAGGATGTCGAAGTACCGGCTCTCCACGAAGGCGGGGAACGTGACGGCGTCCAGCAGGGCGTGGATGTTCTCCGGCACGGCCTCGCGGCGGCGCTCGCGGCGCCGTGGCCGGCGGGGCCGGCCGTGCGCGAGGCCGAGCAGGTACTCCAGCCCGGCCGCGTCGAGCCGCAGCACCCGCGCCAGCGACTCCAGGACCTGCGTCGACGGGCCGCGGTCGCGCCCCTGCTCCAGCCGCAGGTAGTAGTCGGCGCTGATCCCGGCGAGCATCGCGACCTCCTCGCGCCGCAGCCCTGGCACCCGGCGCGCCCCGAGCTGCGGGATGCCGGCCTGCTCGGGGGTCACCAGCGCGCGCCGGGCCCGCAGGTACTCGCCCAGCGCGTTCGGTCCGTCGCCCACCCGTCGACCATAGGTCGGCCGGTGCCGGCCAGGGGTGGTCCTGCCACTCCCAGGAACGCCCGGGCACTCCCCGGCCCGCGCCGCCGCCCGCAGGCTCGGCTGGAGCAGCAACACGACGGAAGGAACACCATGACAACCGATCTGGCCCTGGTCACCGGTGGGTCCGGGTATGTGGGCACCCAGCTGATCGCCGCGATGTTGCGTGCCGGAACTCCCGTGCGCGCCACGGTGCGCTCGCTGGAACGCGCGGACGGGCTGCGCGCGGCCGTGCGCCGCGGCGGCGCGGACGACGGCGGCCTGGAGCTGGTGGCCACGGACCTGACCGCGGACGACGGGTGGGCCAGGGCGATGACCGGCAGCGTCGAGATCTACCACGTCGCCAGCCCGCTGCCCTACGTCCAGCCGGAGAACCCGGACGACCTGATCGTGCCCGCCCGCGATGGCGTGCTGCGGGTCCTGCGGGCCGCGCGCGACGCGGGCGCCCGCCGCGTCGTGCTGACGTCGTCGTTCGCCGCGGTCGGCTACACGCCCAAGCCCGGCGCCGAGTTCACCGAGGACGACTGGACCGACCCCGACACGCCCGGCCTCGCGCCCTACCCACGGTCCAAGACGATCGCCGAACGGGCCGCCTGGGACTTCATGGCACGTGAGGGTGGCGACACGGAGCTGGTCACCATCAACCCGACGTTCATCCTGGGCCCGACCCTCACCTCGGACCTGCGCTCGTCCACGCAGCTGATCAAGGCGATGATCGACGGCACGATGCCGGTCGCGCCCCGCGCCCGGTTCGGCCTCGCCGACGTCCGGGACGTCGCCGACCTGCACCTGCGGGCGATGGCCGCGCCGAACGCCGCCGGCCGGCGCTTCCTGGCCGTCGCCGACGGGCCGACGATCAGCTATCTGACGGTGGCACAGACCCTGCGCGCACGCCTCGGGTCGCTGGCCGAAGCCGTGCCGACCGAGGAGGCACCCGGCGCCGAGCTGCCTCAGCCGATCATCCACAACGACCGCGCGCGCACCGAGCTCGGCTGGCGGCCGCGCCCCGTCGAGGCGACGATCGTCGACACGGCCGAGAGCCTGCGCGAGCTCGGCCTCCTGGCCCAGACCGGCTGACCGAGCCGCGGTCCGGGGAGGCGAGCCGCTCCCCCGTCAGCCGGCCAGGCCACCGGCCAGTCCGTCCGACCTGCAGGTCAGCCGAGATGAACGCGCAGTGCACTCCTTGCACCTGCGCTCAGCGCGAGGCCAATATGTAACAGTGGCGTCAGCTGATCGGCTGGCTGCATGGCGGGCGGCCCTCGCGCTGGACCACGTGTCAGCTGTGGATCATCTGTCCACGAGCGAAGGTCGCCGCAGACGCGTTGGACGGGCTCGGGCTCCTGATCTTCAGGCGGCCCGCGCCGCGATGATCCACTCTACGAGGAGGGCAGCTTCCCATTCCTACATACTTGAGCTACCCGGTATTTGACGCCGACAACCACATGTACGAGACGACGGACGCGTTCACGAAGTATCTCCCGGCGGAGTACGAGAACCTGGTCAAGTACGTTCAGGTCAACGGCCGGACGAAGATCGCGCTGCGGAACGTCATCAGCGAGTACATCCCCAACCCGACCTTCAACAAGGTCGCCCCGCCCGGTGCGCAGGAAATCGAGTTCCGCCTCAAGAACCCGTCTTCCAAGCACACGATCGGGACCGGCTTCACGCTCGGCAAGTCGAAGAACGAGCAGATCGCCGAGCGGGTGGCAGGAATGCCGCCGCGCTACATCGAGTCACCGTCGTCGTTCTTCGACCCCGCCGCCCGGCTGCAGCTGATGGACGAGCAGAAGGTCGACCGGGCCATGATGTGGCCGACGCTGGCCAGCCTGCTCGAGGAACGCCTGGCCGACGACCCGAAGGCGACCGCGGTCGTGGTCCACGCCCTGAACGAGTGGATGCACGAGCACTGGACCTACAACTTCGAGAACCGGATCTTCGCCACGCCGGTCATCAACCTGTCGATCGTCGACGAGGCGATCAGGGAGCTCGACTACGTCGTGGAGCGCGGCGCCCGGGCGGTACTGATCCGGCCGGCGACCGTGCCCGACTTCGGAGCGCGGCGCCGGTCCTTCGCGCTGCCGGAGTTCGACCCGTTCTGGGCCCGGGTGCAGGAGTCCGGCATCCTGGTCGGGATGCACTCCTCCGACGACGGCTACACCCGTCACACGAACGAGTGGAACGGCATCACCGACGAGATGAAGCCCTTCGCCGGGCGGAACAAGTTCACCGAGCTTGTCAGCAGCGAGTACCGCAGCATTCGTGACGCCATCTACTCGATCATCGGTCATGGTCTGGCGACCCGGTTCCCGGACATCCGGTTCATGCCGGTCGAGAACGGCAGCCAGTGGGTGCCGACGGCCATCAAGCAGTTCAAGAAGGTCTACGCGGTCGACCCGGGGAGCTGGGACGAGGACCCGATCGTCGCGCTGCACCGTTCGATCGTCGTCCACCCGTTCTTCGAGGAGGACGTGATGGCGATCGTCAACGCGATCGGTGTCGACAACGTCGTCTTCGGTTCGGACTACCCGCATCCCGAGGGCATGGCCGACCCGACCTCCTTCGTCGAGGAGCTCGACGACTCCCTTTCCGAGGGCGACAAGGCCAAGATCATGGGCGGGAACCTGTCCAAGCTCATGAAGTGCGACCCCACCGAGAAGGTCATCGCCGCCTGACTCGACGGGCCCGCTCATAAGGCGGGTTCTGGGTCGGTGCTCGGCTGGGCGTGCGGCAGCGCGCCCGGCCGGGCCAGGCTCAGGGGCTACCGACGAGTTGGCCAGGGCGTGCGGGTGCCGGAGTTCTGGACGGTCGGGGTAGGGAAAGCCGCAGAATCCTCCGCCATACCTCGGCGGTCTGGCGTGAGAGTGACCCCGTGGTGTAGGGGATGCCGAATCGTTCACACAGGGCGCGCACCTGTGGGGCTATCTGGGCGTACCTGTTGCTGGGGAGGTCGGGGAACAGGTGGTGCTCGATCTGGTGGCTCAGGTTGCCGCTGAGGATGTGAAAGAGCGGGGAGCCCTCGATGTTCGCGGAGCCCCGTAGCTGACGCAGGTACCACTGCCCGCGGGTCTCGCCGTCGAGGTCCTCCGCCGTGAACGTCTCGGTGCCGTCCGGAAAGTGCCCGCAGAAGATGATGGTGTGGGCCCAGAGATTGCGTGCCAGGTTCGCCGTGAGGTTGGCGGCCAGCACGGGCAGGAACACGGGCCCGGCGAGCGCCGGGAACAGCACGTAGTCCTTGAGTACCTGCCGCCTGACCTTGCGGAGTGTCGCACCGAGATCGGCCCGGGTTTCCCGCCAGCTCCTGTCCCCTGACCAGAACCGATCGAGCTCCAGATCGAAGATCGCGATTCCCCATTCGAACGTGATCGCGAGTCCGAGGTTGTACAGCGGCTGGGCGAGGTGTATCGGGCGCCACCGCTGGGCCGGCGTCATCCGCAGGATGCCGAAACCGAGATCCCGGTCCTCGCCCTCGACGTTGGTGAACGTGTGGTGGCGATAGTTGTGGGCCCGCCGCCACTGGTCCGACGGCGACACGGAATCCGACTCCCAGGCGGTGGAGCGGATCGCCGGATCGCCCATCCAGTCCCACTGGCCGTGCAGCACGTTGTGGCCGATCTCCATGTTCTCCAGGATCTTGGCCGTCGCGAGCATCATCGTGCCCGCGAGCCAGGCGGGTGGCAGGGCGGAGGCGAACAACGTCGCCCGGCCGCAGGCCTCCAGGAGACGCTGAACGCCGATCACCCGCCGGATGTAACGGGAGTCGTCCTCCCCGAGGCTGGCCAGCACCCGGGTCCTTATCTGGTCGAGCTCGCGGCCGAGTTCCTCGACGTCCGCCGCGGTCATCCCGAGCGCACCCCGGCCAGCGTGGGACCCGGCGCCGTTGAAGGCGCCCAGCCGGCCGCGGCGCGGGACAGGTCGTTGCGGATCAGTCACCATGTCTACTACACGCTACTACAAACCGGGGGATGGGCCGGCCGCCAGAGGTCACGCGAGAGGTGGGCCGACTCCAGGCGGGGTGTCGCCAGCGGTGGCGGGCCGGCGCGGCAGGTGGCGGCGCGCCGCGGCGGCGAGTCTGGTCAGTGGGTGTCGCCAGCTGGGCCAGACCAGGAACGCCTCGGCTTCGAGCATGGCCAGCGCGATGCGGGGCAGGTCGGTGCTCGCGGGGTAGCAGATGTAGCGGGGCTGCCAGACTGGCTGGAACTTGGCGTTGAACCGGTAGAGGCTGTCGATCTGGAACCAGCGGGACAGGAAGAGGAGCAGCCCCCGCCAGCCGCGGATGAACGGCCCCGCGCCGAGCCGTTCGCCGTGTTCGAGCGCCGACCGCAGGAACGCGAAGTTCAGCGAGACCTTGGTGACACCCAGGTCGGCGGCGTGGCAGAGCGTGTGGACGATGAGGAACTCGTTCAGGCCGTTGTCCGCAGACCGGTCTCGGAGCATGGCGTCCAGCGACAGGCCCGTGTGGCCCCAGGGCACGAAGTGCAGCAGCGCGCGTGGCTGAGGTTCCCCACCGTCCGGGTCGGCGCGCAACGCCGTCACGGCCACGCAGTCGCCGTCGGCGGTGTCGCCGAGCCGCCCGAGGGCCATCGAGAAGCCTCGTTCCGTCTCGGCCCCCCGCCACGCCGCGGCCTTCCGCGTGAGCTGCTCGGCCTCGTCCGGCGGTATGTCGCGCATCCGGCGGGCCAGCGCGGTGTAGCCGGCACGTTCCACCCGGCCTGTCGCCTGGCGGACGTTGCGCATCGACCGGCCCTGCAGGGTGAAGCTGGCGGTGTCGATGACCGCCTCGTCGCCGAGTTCCAGGACGGACAGGCCGGTGCGTTTCCAGACGACGGCACCAGCCTGCGAGCAGCCGATCACCGCCGGCGTCCAGGCATGGTCAGCCGCCTCGCGAAGGAACTCCTTGATCGCCGCCGGCCAGGCCTCCGAGTCCCCCA is a genomic window of Pseudofrankia inefficax containing:
- a CDS encoding amidohydrolase family protein, translated to MSYPVFDADNHMYETTDAFTKYLPAEYENLVKYVQVNGRTKIALRNVISEYIPNPTFNKVAPPGAQEIEFRLKNPSSKHTIGTGFTLGKSKNEQIAERVAGMPPRYIESPSSFFDPAARLQLMDEQKVDRAMMWPTLASLLEERLADDPKATAVVVHALNEWMHEHWTYNFENRIFATPVINLSIVDEAIRELDYVVERGARAVLIRPATVPDFGARRRSFALPEFDPFWARVQESGILVGMHSSDDGYTRHTNEWNGITDEMKPFAGRNKFTELVSSEYRSIRDAIYSIIGHGLATRFPDIRFMPVENGSQWVPTAIKQFKKVYAVDPGSWDEDPIVALHRSIVVHPFFEEDVMAIVNAIGVDNVVFGSDYPHPEGMADPTSFVEELDDSLSEGDKAKIMGGNLSKLMKCDPTEKVIAA
- a CDS encoding NAD-dependent epimerase/dehydratase family protein, giving the protein MTTDLALVTGGSGYVGTQLIAAMLRAGTPVRATVRSLERADGLRAAVRRGGADDGGLELVATDLTADDGWARAMTGSVEIYHVASPLPYVQPENPDDLIVPARDGVLRVLRAARDAGARRVVLTSSFAAVGYTPKPGAEFTEDDWTDPDTPGLAPYPRSKTIAERAAWDFMAREGGDTELVTINPTFILGPTLTSDLRSSTQLIKAMIDGTMPVAPRARFGLADVRDVADLHLRAMAAPNAAGRRFLAVADGPTISYLTVAQTLRARLGSLAEAVPTEEAPGAELPQPIIHNDRARTELGWRPRPVEATIVDTAESLRELGLLAQTG
- a CDS encoding sensor histidine kinase translates to MSLRARLLLALVGLLAVGLSLGAVGTHLALRSYLMGRLDQQVRDAHPVMEQTLLRGTPYGDNDPYSSAAGARGQGDPDDRNPRFGSSYLVGTYGALYDRTGRRLLESSPGPGGARTPTERPTVTVSQLATAEVRPDLATVPLWTVPAADGHDDQFRVLAERYDSGDVLIVAVPFTELDATLDRVTRIEIVASSVVMAALAALAYLLIRVGLRPLTRIEHTADEIAWGDLTRRVTDTNRRTEVGRLGSAFNAMLTQIEAGFRAREASEQRLRRFVADASHELRTPLTSIRGYAEMFHRGADSRPQDLAMAMRRIEEESARMSGLVDDLLLLAQLDQGPPSEREPLDLAAMVRDIGTDARAVAPNRRIDVDTPPFLEITGDQGRLRQAVGNLVRNALVHTPAGTPLSLTLTTTVGSTSPLPNAEPDLSGAATPKPTSSEVVISVIDHGPGIPAEAADHVFERFFRADAGRSRDVGGAGLGLSIVAAVAAAHGGRADFEPTPGGGATFRLTLPRSAAPL
- a CDS encoding fatty acid desaturase family protein, encoding MVTDPQRPVPRRGRLGAFNGAGSHAGRGALGMTAADVEELGRELDQIRTRVLASLGEDDSRYIRRVIGVQRLLEACGRATLFASALPPAWLAGTMMLATAKILENMEIGHNVLHGQWDWMGDPAIRSTAWESDSVSPSDQWRRAHNYRHHTFTNVEGEDRDLGFGILRMTPAQRWRPIHLAQPLYNLGLAITFEWGIAIFDLELDRFWSGDRSWRETRADLGATLRKVRRQVLKDYVLFPALAGPVFLPVLAANLTANLARNLWAHTIIFCGHFPDGTETFTAEDLDGETRGQWYLRQLRGSANIEGSPLFHILSGNLSHQIEHHLFPDLPSNRYAQIAPQVRALCERFGIPYTTGSLSRQTAEVWRRILRLSLPRPSRTPAPARPGQLVGSP
- a CDS encoding helix-turn-helix domain-containing protein, whose translation is MGDGPNALGEYLRARRALVTPEQAGIPQLGARRVPGLRREEVAMLAGISADYYLRLEQGRDRGPSTQVLESLARVLRLDAAGLEYLLGLAHGRPRRPRRRERRREAVPENIHALLDAVTFPAFVESRYFDILAANPLAAVLSPRFVVGRNRVRDFFLEPAERDFYPDWENSARGIIAGFRASVGSDLDDPRFVEIVGELSLASDLFRTLWARQDVVRREGTTMTVHHPEAGALTLYREKLPLPGTAGQVLALWHAPAGSPAAEKLALLASYALARDPASGPDGEPARAAHPSPRGPRPT